One genomic segment of Impatiens glandulifera chromosome 6, dImpGla2.1, whole genome shotgun sequence includes these proteins:
- the LOC124941971 gene encoding tubulin beta chain-like: MREILHIQAGQCGNQIGGKFWEVVCDEHGIDGSGSYVGNSPLQLERVNVYYNEASGGRYVPRAVLLDLEPGTMDSLRVGPYGKIFRPDNFVFGQNGAGNNWAKGHYTEGAELIDSVLDVVRKEAENCDCLQGFQVCHSLGGGTGSGMGTLLISKIREEYPDRMMMTFSVFPSPKVSDTVVEPYNATLSVHQLVENADECMVLDNEALYDICFRTLKLTNPSFGDLNHLISTTMSGVTCSLRFPGQLNSDLRKLAVNLIPFPRLHFFMFGFAPLTSRGSQQYRSLTIPELTQQMWDSKNMMCAADPRHGRYLTASAMFRGKMSTKEVDEQLINVQNKNSSYFVEWIPNNVKSSVCDVPPAGLSMSSVFVGNSTSIQEMFRRVSEQFTVMFRRKAFLHWYTGEGMDEMEFTEAESNMNDLVSEYQQYQEAVAGGEVEEDEYEEA, from the exons atgagagaaattcTCCACATCCAAGCCGGCCAATGCGGGAATCAAATCGGCGGCAAGTTTTGGGAAGTCGTTTGCGACGAGCACGGCATCGATGGCTCCGGCAGCTATGTCGGTAACTCCCCACTCCAACTAGAAAGAGTCAACGTTTACTACAACGAAGCTAGTGGTGGTCGTTACGTGCCACGCGCTGTCTTATTAGATCTCGAGCCCGGAACCATGGACAGTCTTCGGGTCGGACCTTACGGGAAGATATTCCGACCCgacaattttgtttttggaCAAAATGGGGCGGGGAATAATTGGGCAAAAGGACATTATACAGAAGGGGCAGAGTTAATTGACTCTGTTCTTGATGTTGTTAGAAAAGAAGCGGAGAATTGTGATTGTTTGCAGGGGTTTCAGGTTTGTCATTCTTTGGGAGGTGGAACGGGATCGGGGATGGGTACTTTATTGATATCGAAGATTAGGGAAGAGTATCCGGATAGGATGATGATGACTTTTTCGGTTTTTCCGTCGCCGAAAGTGTCGGATACGGTTGTGGAACCGTATAATGCTACACTTTCGGTTCATCAGTTGGTGGAGAATGCTGATGAGTGTATGGTGTTGGATAATGAAGCTTTGTATGATATTTGTTTTCGGACTCTCAAACTCACCAATCCTAGCT TTGGTGACCTAAATCACCTAATATCAACAACAATGAGCGGAGTAACATGCAGTCTTCGTTTCCCCGGCCAACTAAACTCGGACCTTCGCAAACTAGCCGTAAACCTAATCCCATTTCCTCGTCTCCACTTCTTCATGTTCGGATTCGCCCCACTAACATCCCGAGGTTCCCAACAATACCGTTCTCTAACAATCCCCGAACTCACCCAACAAATGTGGGACTCCAAGAACATGATGTGCGCAGCTGATCCTCGCCACGGTCGTTACCTAACCGCATCGGCAATGTTTCGTGGTAAAATGAGTACAAAAGAAGTTGACGAACAACTTATCAACGTTCAAAACAAGAATTCATCGTACTTTGTTGAATGGATTCCTAACAATGTTAAATCGAGTGTTTGTGATGTTCCTCCTGCTGGTTTATCGATGTCGTCTGTTTTTGTGGGGAATTCTACTTCGATTCAAGAGATGTTTCGACGTGTGTCTGAACAATTTACGGTTATGTTTAGAAGGAAGGCGTTTTTGCATTGGTATACGGGCGAGGGAATGGATGAAATGGAGTTTACGGAGGCGGAGAGTAATATGAATGATCTCGTGTCGGAGTATCAGCAATATCAGGAGGCGGTAGCCGGAGGCGAGGTTGAAGAAGATGAGTATGAGGAAGCTTGA
- the LOC124941970 gene encoding pentatricopeptide repeat-containing protein At2g41080 has translation MFKQLLSAANSLKSRRVNIYCSFYSNYAEIPNSFITLCTKGHLKEAFESYTSDIWLDPALFSHLLLGCVQNRSFSLIRQLHSLIITSGSYKYKFVYNHLLNGYAKLGLLETATRLFRVLPNRNIMSCNILINGFVQVGDLDGAREVFDEMPERNVATWNAMVASMTQSMLNEEGLNLFFQMHVLGFKPDEFTVGSVLRGCAGLKCLTAGRQVHCYAVKSGLEFNMVVGCSLAHMYMKCRCLEDGERVIRAMPDRNLVSWNTLIAGRTQNGCAEGALDQYSLMRMAGFMPNKITLVSVISSCSELATLGQGQQLHTDAMKCGAWTDVGVVSSLISMYSRCGCLDEAVKAFTEREEADVVLWSSMIAAYGFHGKGMEAVELFDKMVKDDLEANDVTFLSLLYACSHCGLKDKGMEIFKLMSDKYGITPQVEHHTCVVDLLGRSGRLEEAEELIRSMKIKPDAIIWKTLLSACKTHKNPNMAKRIAEEVLRIDPYDSASYVLLANTQANAKRWNDVSEVRKAMRDRSVKKEPGVSWFEWRNQIHQFLMGDKSHKRLVEIDSYLKELTAVLKLKGYVPDIEGSVLHDMDSEEKEYSLAHHSEKLAIVFALMIIPEGLPIRVMKNLRVCGDCHVAIKYISLIKNREIIVRDSSRFHHFKDGKCSCGDYW, from the coding sequence ATGTTTAAACAGCTCTTATCGGCAGCCAATTCCCTAAAATCCCGAAGGGTTAACATTTATTGCTCTTTCTATTCAAATTATGCGGAAATTCCAAACTCATTCATCACTCTTTGTACCAAAGGTCATCTTAAGGAAGCATTCGAGAGTTATACATCAGATATTTGGTTAGACCCAGCTCTTTTCTCTCATCTTCTCTTAGGATGTGTACAGAATCGATCTTTTTCTCTAATCAGACAACTTCATTCTTTAATTATTACATCTGGTTCCTACAAATACAAGTTCGTCTACAACCATTTACTCAATGGCTACGCCAAATTGGGTCTGTTAGAAACTGCCACCAGGTTGTTCCGTGTACTACCCAATAGAAATATTATGTCTTGTAACATTTTAATCAATGGGTTCGTTCAAGTTGGGGACTTGGATGGTGCGCGTGAGGTGTTTGACGAAATGCCTGAGAGGAATGTGGCAACATGGAATGCTATGGTTGCTAGCATGACCCAATCTATGTTGAATGAAGAAGGATTGAATTTGTTCTTTCAAATGCATGTTTTGGGTTTCAAACCAGATGAATTTACTGTTGGTAGTGTTCTTCGTGGTTGTGCTGGTTTGAAGTGTTTGACTGCAGGTAGACAGGTTCATTGTTACGCTGTAAAATCTGGCTTGGAATTCAATATGGTTGTTGGTTGCTCTTTGGCTCATATGTATATGAAATGTAGGTGTTTGGAAGATGGGGAACGAGTGATTAGAGCAATGCCGGATCGTAATTTGGTTTCTTGGAATACATTAATTGCTGGAAGGACTCAAAATGGATGTGCCGAAGGAGCCTTGGATCAATACAGCTTAATGAGGATGGCTGGTTTTATGCCTAATAAGATCACGTTGGTTAGTGTTATTAGTTCATGTTCTGAATTGGCAACATTAGGACAGGGTCAACAACTTCATACAGATGCAATGAAATGTGGTGCCTGGACAGATGTTGGTGTTGTTAGCTCCTTAATAAGCATGTATTCAAGATGCGGGTGTTTGGATGAGGCTGTAAAAGCTTTCACCGAGAGAGAAGAAGCTGATGTTGTTTTGTGGAGCTCGATGATAGCTGCTTATGGTTTCCATGGGAAAGGAATGGAGGCTGTTGAGTTATTTGATAAGATGGTGAAGGATGATTTGGAGGCAAACGATGTTACGTTTCTTAGTTTACTTTATGCTTGTAGTCATTGTGGGTTGAAAGATAAAGGGAtggaaatatttaaattgatgtCAGATAAGTATGGAATCACACCGCAAGTAGAACATCATACGTGTGTTGTTGATCTTTTAGGACGATCTGGCCGGTTAGAAGAAGCAGAAGAGTTGATAAGAAGTATGAAAATCAAGCCGGATGCTATCATATGGAAGACCTTACTATCTGCATGTAAAACTCACAAAAATCCGAATATGGCCAAAAGAATAGCTGAAGAAGTTCTGAGAATCGATCCTTACGATTCTGCTTCTTACGTTCTTCTGGCGAACACTCAGGCTAATGCTAAAAGATGGAATGATGTTTCTGAAGTGAGGAAAGCTATGAGAGATAGGAGTGTTAAGAAGGAGCCAGGTGTGAGTTGGTTTGAGTGGAGAAACCAGATCCATCAATTCCTTATGGGTGATAAATCCCACAAACGATTGGTTGAGATTGACAGTTATTTGAAAGAGTTGACTGCGGTGTTGAAGTTGAAGGGATATGTACCAGATATAGAAGGCTCGGTTTTACACGATATGGATTCTGAGGAGAAGGAATATAGTTTGGCTCATCATAGTGAAAAGTTGGCAATCGTTTTTGCTTTAATGATTATTCCAGAGGGCTTACCTATTAGGGTGATGAAGAATCTTCGGGTGTGTGGTGATTGTCATGTAGCTATCAAGTATATTTCTCTGATAAAGAACCGAGAAATTATTGTGAGGGATTCTAGCAGatttcatcatttcaaagatgGGAAATGTTCGTGTGGTGATTATTGGTGA
- the LOC124942532 gene encoding FCS-Like Zinc finger 2-like isoform X1, whose amino-acid sequence MDSTAINRSCFTDEDDDEPGFSGISRSIYYNNTLNRRNNLSSNSSSRFNRFYNETNQIHPHFLDACFLCQKSLRGNIDIYMYRGDVPFCSDDCRQEQIDLDEAKEKKIWNPSSSSSSMKSLRKGQRKSTSPNRDQGDYPFCTGAVAA is encoded by the exons ATGGATTCCACCGCCATTAATCGATCATGCTTTACCGATGAAGACGACGACGAACCAGGATTCTCCGGCATTTCAAGGTCAATCTACTACAATAACACTCTAAACAGACGCAATAACCTATCATCAAACTCATCATCTAGATTCAACAGATTCTATAACGAAACAAATCAGATTCATCCTCATTTCCTAGACGCTTGTTTCCTCTGTCAAAAATCTCTCCGCGGAAACATCGATATCTACATGTACAG AGGTGATGTACCGTTCTGTAGCGATGATTGTAGACAAGAACAGATCGATTTAGATGAAGCTAAAGAGAAGAAGATCTggaatccttcttcttcttcgtcgtcGATGAAATCGTTGAGGAAAGGACAGAGGAAATCGACTTCACCGAATAGAGATCAAGGTGATTATCCTTTCTGCACTGGTGCTGTAGCTGcttaa
- the LOC124942828 gene encoding ras-related protein RABH1b-like — translation MAPVSALAKYKLVFLGDQSVGKTSIITRFMYDKFDNTYQATIGIDFLSKTMYLEDRTVRLQLWDTAGQERFRSLIPSYIRDSSVAVIVYDVASRQSFLNTIKWIEEVRSERGSDVIIVLVGNKTDLVDKRQVSIEEGEAKARDLHVMFIETSAKAGFNIKALFRKIAAALPGMETLSSTKQEDMVDVNLKTSNGSSSQAQNQSGGCSC, via the exons ATGGCTCCGGTTTCAGCTCTTGCTAAGTATAAGCTCGTTTTTCTTGGAGATCAATCAGTTGGAAAGACTAGTATAATTACTAGGTTCATGTACGATAAGTTCGATAATACATACCAG GCTACAATAGGTATTGATTTTCTGTCGAAGACAATGTATCTTGAAGACCGGACAGTTCGTCTTCAGTTGTG GGATACTGCTGGACAAGAAAGATTCAGGAGTCTGATTCCAAGTTATATTAGAGATTCATCTGTTGCTGTCATTGTCTATGATGTTGCAA GTAGGCAATCTTTCTTAAACACAATAAAGTGGATAGAAGAAGTTCGAAGCGAGAGAGGTAGTGATGTTATCATTGTTCTTGTTGGTAACAAAACTGATCTGGTTGATAAAAG ACAGGTTTCAATAGAGGAAGGAGAGGCAAAAGCTCGTGATCTCCACGTCATGTTCATCGAGACCAGTGCAAAAGCCGGATTCAACATAAAG GCATTATTCCGGAAAATTGCTGCTGCATTGCCAGGAATGGAAACACTTTCTTCGACAAAACAAGAAGACATGGTTGATGTGAATCTGAAGACGAGCAATGGCAGTTCATCGCAGGCACAAAACCAATCCGGGGGGTGTTCATGCTGA
- the LOC124942532 gene encoding FCS-Like Zinc finger 3-like isoform X2: protein MDSTAINRSCFTDEDDDEPGFSGISRFYNETNQIHPHFLDACFLCQKSLRGNIDIYMYRGDVPFCSDDCRQEQIDLDEAKEKKIWNPSSSSSSMKSLRKGQRKSTSPNRDQGDYPFCTGAVAA, encoded by the exons ATGGATTCCACCGCCATTAATCGATCATGCTTTACCGATGAAGACGACGACGAACCAGGATTCTCCGGCATTTCAAG ATTCTATAACGAAACAAATCAGATTCATCCTCATTTCCTAGACGCTTGTTTCCTCTGTCAAAAATCTCTCCGCGGAAACATCGATATCTACATGTACAG AGGTGATGTACCGTTCTGTAGCGATGATTGTAGACAAGAACAGATCGATTTAGATGAAGCTAAAGAGAAGAAGATCTggaatccttcttcttcttcgtcgtcGATGAAATCGTTGAGGAAAGGACAGAGGAAATCGACTTCACCGAATAGAGATCAAGGTGATTATCCTTTCTGCACTGGTGCTGTAGCTGcttaa